In a genomic window of Paramicrobacterium chengjingii:
- the aceA gene encoding isocitrate lyase translates to MIENRQSPGDQTQTAEELQMEWDINPRWQSVRRDYTAEDVIALRGPVREHATLAQRGSEKLWELVERNGENPEAWVSALGALTGNQAVQQVRAGLESIYLSGWQVAADANLSGQTYPDQSLYPANSVPSVVRRINNALLRAGQIEFAESGTTTRDWQAPIVADAEAGFGGPLNAYELMHSMIEAGAAGVHWEDQLASEKKCGHMGGKVLIPTSQHVRTLNAARLAADVAHVPSLIIARTDALAASLLTSDVDERDQRFLTGTRTADGFYEVQNGIEPVIARGHAYAPYADLLWVESGEPDLELARRFAESIHSEFPDQKLAYNCSPSFNWKRHLDDDEIARFQRELAAMGYAFQFITLAGFHSLNHGMFELALDYRDRQMSAYVELQEAEFASESRGYTATKHQAEVGTGYFDRVSAALNPSSATLALTGSTESEQFS, encoded by the coding sequence ATGATCGAAAACAGGCAGAGCCCTGGCGACCAGACGCAGACAGCAGAAGAGCTGCAGATGGAATGGGACATCAACCCCCGGTGGCAGAGCGTCCGCCGTGACTACACGGCCGAGGACGTCATCGCCCTCCGCGGCCCCGTCAGAGAGCACGCGACCCTTGCCCAGCGTGGGTCAGAGAAGCTGTGGGAGCTCGTCGAACGCAATGGCGAGAACCCCGAAGCCTGGGTCTCAGCGCTCGGCGCACTCACCGGGAATCAGGCTGTTCAGCAGGTGCGTGCGGGGCTCGAGTCGATCTACTTGTCGGGATGGCAGGTTGCCGCCGATGCAAATCTCTCGGGGCAGACCTACCCCGACCAGAGCCTCTACCCTGCAAACTCGGTTCCGTCGGTTGTCCGTCGAATCAATAACGCCCTGCTGCGTGCAGGGCAGATTGAGTTTGCGGAGTCCGGCACGACGACGCGTGATTGGCAGGCACCGATCGTCGCCGACGCCGAGGCTGGCTTCGGCGGCCCTCTCAACGCGTACGAATTGATGCACTCCATGATCGAGGCCGGTGCTGCGGGCGTGCATTGGGAAGATCAGCTCGCCAGTGAGAAAAAATGTGGGCACATGGGAGGCAAGGTTCTCATCCCCACAAGCCAGCACGTCCGAACGCTCAATGCGGCGCGCCTCGCCGCCGATGTGGCTCACGTTCCGTCACTCATCATTGCTCGAACGGATGCGCTTGCCGCGTCGCTTCTCACAAGCGACGTCGACGAGCGGGACCAACGCTTTCTCACCGGGACGCGCACAGCTGACGGCTTTTACGAGGTACAAAACGGAATCGAGCCCGTGATCGCCCGAGGGCACGCGTACGCGCCATACGCCGACCTGCTGTGGGTGGAATCAGGCGAACCCGACCTTGAACTTGCGAGACGGTTCGCCGAGAGCATCCACTCCGAGTTCCCCGATCAGAAGCTCGCCTACAACTGCTCCCCCAGTTTCAACTGGAAGCGTCACCTCGACGACGATGAGATCGCGAGATTTCAGCGCGAACTCGCGGCGATGGGATATGCGTTTCAGTTCATCACGCTCGCTGGCTTTCATTCGCTCAATCACGGGATGTTCGAGCTCGCCCTCGACTACCGAGACCGGCAGATGTCAGCGTACGTGGAACTGCAAGAAGCCGAGTTCGCTTCAGAATCACGCGGGTACACAGCGACCAAACATCAGGCTGAAGTCGGCACTGGGTACTTCGACCGGGTGTCAGCGGCGCTGAACCCGTCGAGCGCCACACTGGCCCTCACCGGGTCAACCGAATCCGAACAATTCAGCTGA
- the ilvD gene encoding dihydroxy-acid dehydratase, translating into MSEIDLKPRSRVVTDGIEATTSRGMLRAVGMGDEDWDKPQIGIASSWNEITPCNLSLDRLAQGAKEGVHSGGGYPLQFGTISVSDGISMGHEGMHFSLVSREVIADSVETVVMAERLDGTVLLAGCDKSLPGMLMSAARLDLASVFLYAGSIAPGWVKLSDGTEKDVTIIDSFEGVGACKAGAMSEEDLKRIECAIAPGEGACGGMYTANTMASVAEALGMSLPGSAAPPSADRRRDYFAHRSGEAVVNMLRLGITARDILTKEAFENAIAVAMAFGGSTNVILHLLAIAHEAEVDLTIDDFNRIGDTVPHIGDLKPFGKYVMNDVDRHGGVPVVMKALLDAGLIHGECLTVTGKTVAENLAEINPEPLDGEVLHTLDNPIHPTGGITVLKGTMAPGGAVVKTAGFDFEIFEGPARVFERERAAMDALTEGKISAGDVIIIRYEGPKGGPGMREMLAITGAIKGAGLGKDVLLLTDGRFSGGTTGLCIGHIAPEAVDAGPIAFVRDGDLIRVDIAARSLDLLVDDAELAARRDGWAPLPPRYTRGVLAKYSKLVRSASEGAVTG; encoded by the coding sequence ATGTCTGAGATCGACCTGAAACCACGCAGCAGAGTCGTCACGGACGGCATCGAAGCGACAACGAGTCGGGGTATGCTTCGCGCCGTCGGAATGGGTGACGAAGACTGGGATAAACCCCAGATCGGCATAGCGTCGTCGTGGAATGAAATCACGCCGTGCAACCTGTCACTCGACCGCCTCGCGCAGGGCGCGAAAGAAGGCGTGCATTCCGGCGGAGGGTATCCGCTGCAATTCGGTACGATCTCCGTCTCTGACGGCATCTCCATGGGGCACGAGGGAATGCACTTCTCGCTCGTCTCCCGCGAGGTCATCGCTGACTCGGTCGAGACCGTGGTCATGGCCGAACGCCTCGACGGCACAGTTCTTCTTGCCGGGTGCGATAAATCATTGCCCGGGATGCTGATGTCCGCCGCCCGTCTGGATCTCGCTTCGGTGTTTCTCTACGCGGGGTCGATCGCTCCGGGCTGGGTCAAGCTCTCGGACGGCACAGAGAAGGACGTCACGATCATTGACTCCTTCGAGGGCGTCGGCGCCTGCAAAGCGGGAGCGATGAGCGAGGAAGACCTCAAGCGCATCGAGTGCGCGATCGCACCGGGCGAGGGTGCCTGCGGCGGCATGTACACAGCGAACACGATGGCGTCCGTTGCCGAGGCACTGGGTATGAGCCTTCCCGGCTCGGCAGCTCCGCCCTCGGCCGATCGCCGCCGCGACTATTTCGCGCATCGATCGGGCGAAGCTGTCGTGAACATGTTGCGTCTGGGCATCACAGCCCGCGACATTCTGACAAAGGAAGCGTTCGAGAACGCGATCGCCGTGGCCATGGCATTCGGCGGTTCGACAAACGTGATCCTGCATCTGCTCGCGATCGCGCACGAAGCAGAGGTGGATCTGACCATCGATGACTTCAACCGCATCGGCGACACCGTTCCGCACATCGGCGATCTCAAGCCGTTCGGCAAATACGTCATGAACGATGTCGACAGGCACGGGGGAGTGCCCGTTGTCATGAAGGCTCTGCTTGATGCGGGTCTTATCCACGGCGAGTGCCTGACCGTCACGGGCAAGACCGTCGCGGAGAACCTCGCAGAGATCAACCCTGAGCCGCTCGATGGCGAAGTACTTCACACCCTCGACAACCCGATCCACCCGACCGGCGGCATCACGGTGCTCAAGGGCACCATGGCGCCCGGTGGTGCCGTGGTAAAAACAGCGGGGTTCGACTTCGAGATTTTCGAAGGCCCTGCTCGCGTGTTCGAGAGGGAACGCGCGGCGATGGATGCTCTGACCGAGGGGAAGATCTCCGCTGGAGACGTCATTATCATTCGATACGAAGGTCCCAAGGGTGGCCCGGGAATGCGAGAGATGCTCGCCATTACCGGTGCCATCAAGGGCGCGGGGCTGGGTAAAGATGTATTACTATTAACTGACGGTCGATTCTCAGGCGGCACAACCGGACTGTGTATCGGCCACATAGCTCCCGAAGCGGTGGACGCAGGTCCGATCGCATTCGTGCGCGATGGTGATCTGATACGGGTCGATATCGCAGCTCGCTCTCTTGACCTACTGGTCGACGATGCAGAGCTTGCGGCCCGCCGTGACGGCTGGGCACCGCTTCCTCCCCGCTACACCCGCGGCGTTCTCGCAAAATACTCCAAACTCGTGCGCTCTGCTTCAGAGGGCGCCGTCACGGGGTAG
- a CDS encoding alpha,alpha-trehalose-phosphate synthase (UDP-forming) — MWRLSPGGLVTALEPVMRGVDGAWIGWPGAANSDVEPFEYDGIKMEPVALSDLDVEYYYEGFSNDTLWPLYHDVISQPTYHREWWDAYREVNQRFADRAIAVAAPGATVWVHDYQLQLVPGMLREARPDLTIGFFNHIPFPAYGLFAQLPWRKQIVRGLLGADVIGFQRSADAGNFSRAVRRIFGFETKGTRIWVPEDTSQDEVAGSPPSRRGLPVRRVVARHFPISIDSASYARLAEDPAVIARSQQIRKDLGNPKTIMLGVDRLDYTKGIRHRLKAYGELLREGRIDVESTTLIQVASPSRERVDAYIALRDQIEGTVGRINGDYGTIGHSAVVYMHHGYPREEMVALYLASDVMLVTSLRDGMNLVAKEYVAVRADNDGILILSEFTGAADDLKQALLINPHDIDGVKDTMISAIEMSTAERRRRMRALRRRVLENDVAKWSAAFLDELQHNSTARSGVANGGAS; from the coding sequence ATGTGGCGACTGTCGCCCGGGGGATTGGTCACCGCTCTCGAGCCCGTGATGCGCGGCGTTGACGGGGCTTGGATCGGCTGGCCGGGCGCAGCAAACTCTGATGTGGAGCCGTTCGAGTATGACGGCATAAAGATGGAGCCCGTTGCGCTGTCTGACCTCGATGTCGAGTATTACTACGAAGGATTCTCAAACGACACACTGTGGCCGTTGTACCACGACGTGATTTCTCAGCCGACGTATCACCGCGAGTGGTGGGACGCCTATCGCGAGGTAAATCAACGTTTTGCCGATCGAGCGATCGCGGTCGCTGCGCCCGGGGCGACCGTATGGGTGCATGACTATCAGCTACAGCTCGTTCCAGGGATGCTGCGTGAAGCGCGACCAGATCTGACGATCGGCTTCTTTAACCACATTCCGTTTCCCGCGTACGGACTCTTTGCCCAACTGCCCTGGCGCAAGCAGATTGTCCGCGGACTTCTCGGGGCTGACGTGATCGGCTTTCAGCGTTCCGCAGACGCCGGAAATTTTTCGCGTGCCGTCCGTCGCATCTTCGGGTTCGAGACGAAGGGAACCAGAATCTGGGTTCCTGAAGACACATCGCAGGACGAGGTGGCTGGATCACCGCCCTCACGTCGGGGACTGCCGGTGCGACGCGTGGTTGCTCGGCACTTTCCAATCTCGATCGACTCCGCCTCATACGCGCGCCTGGCCGAAGACCCCGCCGTCATCGCGCGGTCGCAGCAAATTCGCAAGGACCTTGGAAACCCAAAGACGATCATGCTCGGTGTCGACCGACTCGACTACACGAAAGGCATCAGGCATCGCCTGAAGGCCTATGGCGAGCTGCTCCGAGAGGGGCGCATCGACGTGGAGTCGACAACGCTCATTCAGGTGGCCAGCCCGAGCCGTGAGCGCGTCGACGCATACATCGCCCTGCGCGATCAGATCGAGGGCACCGTCGGGCGCATCAATGGTGATTACGGAACAATCGGCCACTCTGCCGTCGTCTACATGCATCACGGGTATCCGCGCGAAGAGATGGTGGCCCTTTACCTCGCGTCTGACGTCATGCTCGTGACATCGCTGCGTGACGGAATGAATCTGGTCGCGAAGGAATATGTGGCCGTGCGCGCAGATAACGACGGCATTCTCATTCTGAGTGAGTTCACCGGTGCCGCCGACGATTTAAAGCAGGCTTTGCTGATCAACCCGCACGATATCGACGGAGTGAAAGACACAATGATCAGCGCCATCGAAATGTCGACGGCGGAGCGCAGACGGCGCATGCGTGCCTTGCGCAGACGCGTGCTTGAGAACGATGTGGCGAAATGGTCCGCTGCGTTTCTCGATGAACTTCAGCACAACTCAACCGCTAGGAGCGGAGTGGCGAACGGAGGCGCATCATGA
- a CDS encoding XRE family transcriptional regulator, with translation MTSLQPTTHDDEQFLDTLTIGRRIRQLRLERGMTVESLGSQIGRAASQISVIENGKRELKLVELQKLARALGTSLDGLLEPEPLSRRDELEISLERAQRGPLYQSLDLPPLAIRKGLSDAAIETILRLHEELEHLHTQRAATPEEARRANTELRAEQRHRDNYYEDLEHTAAELLRTIGHTGGPLSQRSTAELSSHLGFTLHYVPDLPITTRSITDHHNHRIYLPTKQTGTDPRSALLQAIASFVLGQPEPHDFGDLLRQRVETNYLAGALLVPETSAVAFLTRAKTARELSVEDLRDHFAVGYETAAHRFTNLATRHLDVPVHFLKVHSSGVISKAYQNDDVQFPTDPLGSVEGQRVCRWWSARQVFDVEDRLSPYQQFTDKPAGTYWCTSSIQSSANGDFSVSVGTQFAHVKWFRGRDTKRRLTSRCPDPTCCREPGVEASEHWSGHAWPSARLNSSLLAAMPDGSTSGIDKVEVYEFLDRHAGSHPTHS, from the coding sequence ATGACGTCACTGCAGCCCACGACACACGACGACGAGCAGTTTCTTGACACGCTGACCATCGGGCGTCGGATCAGGCAGCTTCGTCTTGAGCGGGGAATGACCGTTGAATCGTTGGGTAGCCAGATCGGTCGAGCTGCGTCCCAGATCTCGGTCATCGAGAATGGCAAGCGCGAGTTGAAGCTTGTCGAGTTGCAGAAGCTTGCCCGCGCGTTGGGAACGTCTCTTGACGGACTGTTGGAACCCGAGCCGTTGTCGAGACGAGACGAACTCGAGATCTCTCTTGAGCGGGCACAGCGCGGTCCGCTCTACCAGTCGCTCGATCTGCCGCCCCTCGCCATCCGCAAAGGGCTGAGCGATGCCGCAATTGAGACGATTCTTCGTCTGCACGAGGAGCTAGAGCATCTTCACACGCAGCGTGCCGCGACACCGGAAGAGGCCCGCCGTGCAAACACGGAGCTTCGTGCTGAGCAGCGACACAGAGATAACTACTACGAGGACCTCGAACATACTGCAGCAGAGCTTCTGCGGACGATTGGCCACACGGGCGGACCGCTTTCGCAGCGCTCAACCGCTGAACTCTCGTCACATCTCGGGTTTACGCTTCACTATGTCCCTGATCTGCCCATCACGACCAGAAGCATTACCGATCATCACAATCACCGCATATACCTGCCAACGAAGCAGACAGGGACGGACCCTCGTTCGGCGTTGCTTCAGGCGATTGCGTCGTTTGTGCTCGGGCAGCCCGAGCCGCACGACTTCGGTGATCTTCTTCGGCAGCGCGTTGAGACGAACTATCTTGCCGGGGCGCTACTCGTACCTGAGACCAGCGCCGTCGCCTTCCTGACACGTGCGAAGACCGCGCGGGAGCTGTCCGTTGAAGACCTGCGTGACCACTTCGCCGTGGGCTATGAGACGGCAGCGCATCGATTCACCAATCTCGCCACCCGTCATCTTGACGTTCCCGTCCACTTTCTCAAGGTGCATTCGAGTGGGGTCATCTCGAAGGCGTATCAGAACGATGACGTTCAGTTTCCGACAGATCCTTTGGGTTCGGTTGAGGGGCAGCGCGTCTGTCGGTGGTGGAGCGCGCGTCAGGTGTTCGATGTCGAGGACCGCCTCAGCCCGTATCAGCAGTTCACCGATAAGCCCGCGGGAACGTATTGGTGCACGTCGAGCATCCAGTCCTCGGCAAACGGCGATTTTTCCGTAAGCGTCGGCACGCAGTTTGCCCATGTCAAGTGGTTCAGAGGGCGTGACACAAAACGGCGCCTTACTTCCCGTTGTCCTGATCCGACGTGCTGTCGGGAGCCTGGGGTGGAGGCATCGGAGCACTGGAGCGGCCACGCGTGGCCAAGTGCACGGCTCAATTCGTCGTTGCTCGCGGCAATGCCCGACGGATCGACGAGCGGAATCGACAAGGTCGAGGTCTATGAATTCCTCGATCGCCACGCCGGGTCTCACCCTACGCACTCGTAG
- the otsB gene encoding trehalose-phosphatase has translation MTQQAHVFDGVPGPLLEALRSLARTAQLTVALDFDGVLAPLVDRPNDARSDPRSLQAISDLVLLSGTTVALVSGRSLESLRAVSGSPDGVLLIGSHGAEYDLGEGRAGIALTAEEKRALTELERAITSVASRHPESRVESKPAGIALHTRGMDPDAASATQRDASHTVGASVLGVTQRAGKDVVEFSVVTATKGEAMQRLRLHTTATAMLYAGDDVTDEDAFAALEPGDVSVKVGAGATAALHRLHGTAEVAQMLRVLASDRRNHLLGA, from the coding sequence ATGACTCAGCAGGCACACGTTTTCGATGGGGTTCCCGGCCCTCTACTCGAGGCACTACGGTCTCTCGCGAGAACGGCTCAACTCACTGTCGCGCTCGATTTCGACGGAGTGCTCGCCCCGCTGGTCGATCGTCCGAATGACGCACGGAGCGATCCGAGAAGCCTTCAAGCGATCTCAGATCTCGTTCTGCTGTCTGGCACAACAGTTGCGCTGGTCTCCGGGCGCTCGCTTGAGAGTCTGCGGGCAGTCAGCGGCTCACCAGATGGCGTTCTTCTCATCGGTTCGCACGGTGCCGAGTACGACCTCGGCGAGGGGCGCGCCGGCATCGCGCTGACCGCGGAGGAGAAGCGCGCTCTCACAGAGTTGGAGCGCGCGATCACGAGTGTCGCATCGCGGCATCCGGAATCTCGCGTCGAGAGCAAGCCCGCGGGTATCGCGTTGCATACGCGAGGCATGGATCCGGATGCTGCAAGCGCGACGCAGCGCGACGCGTCTCACACGGTTGGCGCATCAGTGCTGGGTGTCACCCAGCGTGCGGGCAAAGACGTTGTGGAGTTCTCTGTGGTCACGGCGACAAAGGGTGAGGCGATGCAACGACTGAGGTTGCACACGACGGCGACGGCGATGCTCTATGCCGGCGATGACGTCACAGACGAGGATGCTTTCGCGGCTCTCGAACCGGGAGACGTCTCTGTCAAGGTAGGTGCTGGCGCCACCGCGGCGCTGCATCGGCTGCACGGCACGGCGGAGGTCGCGCAGATGCTTCGTGTGCTGGCCTCGGATCGCCGCAATCATCTGCTGGGTGCATAA
- the aceB gene encoding malate synthase A, whose translation MSNTHENRITVLAPIDERFDEILTPEALSFLTALHDQFGVGRHEVLRTNAHRQQTISEGRNPDFLEETRAIRDDHHWQVAGPGPGLHDRRVEITGPTDRKMTVNALNSGAQVWLADHEDALSPTWGNIIRGQINLADAIRRRIDFVNEQGKEYRLGESTPTIVFRPRGWHLNEAHLRYTNRAGITAPVSASLVDFGLYVFHNATELLARGRGPYFYLPKLESHLGARLWDEVFAFSEEFLAIPYGSIRATVLIETVSAAFEMEEILFELRDHCAGLNAGRWDYLFSIIKSFRNRGRCYLLPDRGQVTMTSRFMRAYTELLVTTCHRRGAYALGGMSAFVPNRQNPETTATAYTQTAKDKRREAEDGFDGTWVAHPDLVEIARTEFDSALNGNMNQLHRRREHVSVTAADLLDLRIPHGKVSTHGIAQNVSVSLRYLERWLSGVGAAAIDDMMEDAATAEISRSQLWQWINQGAVTTDGIPVVRERVEWCIDSTVEAIPRTVGDRYADAAELLKDIVLGETFPAFFTVPAYDRYLVMHEVRVPVA comes from the coding sequence ATGTCGAACACACACGAAAACCGAATCACAGTCTTGGCCCCCATCGACGAACGGTTCGATGAGATCCTCACTCCGGAGGCGCTGAGCTTCCTCACGGCCCTACACGACCAATTCGGTGTGGGCCGTCACGAGGTTCTCCGCACGAATGCACATCGGCAGCAAACCATATCCGAGGGCCGCAATCCCGATTTCCTTGAGGAGACCAGAGCAATTCGTGATGACCATCACTGGCAGGTCGCCGGTCCTGGCCCTGGCTTGCACGATCGTCGAGTGGAGATCACCGGGCCGACGGACCGGAAGATGACGGTCAATGCTCTCAATTCGGGTGCGCAGGTGTGGCTGGCCGATCACGAGGATGCTCTGAGTCCAACGTGGGGAAATATCATCCGCGGTCAGATCAACCTTGCCGACGCAATTCGACGTCGCATCGATTTCGTCAACGAGCAGGGAAAGGAGTATCGCCTAGGCGAGTCCACCCCGACGATCGTCTTTCGTCCACGAGGCTGGCACCTGAACGAGGCGCACCTCCGCTATACGAATCGTGCGGGTATCACCGCTCCGGTGTCAGCGTCCCTTGTCGACTTCGGGCTCTACGTGTTCCACAATGCAACCGAGCTTCTTGCTCGCGGGAGGGGGCCGTATTTCTACCTCCCCAAGCTGGAGAGTCATCTCGGCGCACGCTTGTGGGATGAAGTTTTTGCGTTCAGCGAGGAGTTTCTCGCAATCCCCTATGGGTCGATTCGCGCGACGGTGCTCATCGAAACCGTGTCTGCAGCCTTCGAAATGGAAGAGATTCTGTTCGAGCTTCGGGACCATTGCGCCGGACTCAACGCCGGTCGTTGGGATTATCTTTTCAGTATCATCAAAAGCTTCCGCAACAGAGGGCGCTGCTATCTGCTTCCCGACAGGGGGCAGGTGACAATGACATCACGCTTCATGCGGGCCTACACGGAGCTGCTGGTGACGACATGCCATCGTCGCGGTGCCTATGCCCTCGGTGGCATGAGTGCGTTCGTCCCGAATCGGCAGAACCCCGAAACGACCGCGACCGCCTACACGCAAACGGCAAAAGACAAGCGCCGCGAAGCTGAAGATGGGTTCGACGGCACCTGGGTCGCACACCCCGATCTCGTTGAAATTGCGCGCACTGAGTTCGATTCGGCTCTCAACGGAAACATGAATCAGCTTCACCGCAGGCGCGAGCACGTCTCCGTCACAGCTGCAGACCTGCTCGATCTGAGGATTCCACACGGAAAGGTGAGTACGCACGGGATTGCGCAGAATGTCTCGGTTTCCTTGCGCTATCTTGAGCGCTGGCTGTCGGGAGTTGGAGCCGCTGCCATCGATGACATGATGGAGGATGCCGCAACGGCGGAGATCTCCCGCTCACAGCTCTGGCAGTGGATCAATCAGGGAGCGGTCACGACCGACGGCATCCCTGTTGTGCGCGAACGCGTCGAATGGTGCATCGACAGTACGGTTGAGGCGATACCCCGAACAGTGGGCGATCGCTATGCAGACGCCGCCGAGCTTCTGAAGGACATTGTGCTGGGTGAGACGTTCCCCGCGTTCTTCACTGTTCCCGCGTATGACCGCTATCTTGTCATGCACGAGGTACGCGTGCCCGTTGCGTGA
- a CDS encoding glucose-6-phosphate dehydrogenase: MTKPTTLILLGGSGDLSARLLMPALGQLLTERSDRRVTLIGVGSEKMSDEQWKDRVRQSFQTTESTGKSVDSLVKETMYVAADVTDPDALSELLGRSSGAPAIYFALPPQVTEKACVALESVEIPPGTVLAMEKPFGLDAESARQLNEQLLRLVPEDQIHRVDHFLGRSTVLNLLGLRFANRVFEPLWNRDHIDSVAVVYDEQLGLEGRAGYYDHAGALVDMIQSHLLQVLSIFAMEAPYSTDAADLRAAKSAVLRATRVRDNDPLASSRRARYTEGTVAGRHFPSYADEPDVDPERGTETLAQVTFEIDNWRWAGVPFTLRSGKAIGERRREILVRFKPAPHIPVGLTGSSEPDVLRISLGPDEMSLAMNVNGPGDPWELDRTELTATFGEGQLKAYGEVLESMLDGDPSLSVRGDAAEQMWRIVDPIIEAWRADEVSLDEYETGSNGPASWPTI, from the coding sequence ATGACGAAGCCTACGACTCTCATTCTTCTCGGGGGGAGCGGTGACCTCAGTGCACGGCTGCTGATGCCCGCACTCGGCCAATTGCTGACGGAACGTTCTGATCGACGAGTCACACTCATCGGAGTAGGCAGCGAGAAGATGTCAGACGAGCAATGGAAAGACAGGGTGCGGCAGTCGTTTCAGACGACGGAATCGACCGGAAAGTCTGTCGATTCTCTCGTGAAAGAGACAATGTACGTTGCGGCCGATGTCACTGACCCCGATGCTCTTTCCGAACTTCTCGGCCGGTCGAGCGGTGCGCCAGCAATCTATTTCGCGCTTCCACCCCAGGTCACTGAAAAGGCATGTGTCGCCTTGGAATCCGTCGAGATTCCCCCGGGCACTGTGCTGGCGATGGAGAAGCCGTTCGGCCTCGATGCGGAGTCGGCGAGGCAGCTCAACGAACAGCTTCTTCGGCTTGTCCCGGAAGATCAGATTCATCGCGTCGACCATTTCCTCGGGCGCTCGACGGTGCTCAACCTGTTGGGTCTGCGATTTGCGAATCGAGTGTTTGAGCCGTTGTGGAACCGTGATCACATCGACAGCGTCGCCGTTGTCTACGATGAGCAGCTGGGCCTCGAAGGGCGAGCGGGGTACTACGATCATGCCGGTGCCCTCGTCGACATGATTCAGAGTCATCTGCTCCAGGTGCTGTCGATCTTCGCGATGGAAGCGCCATATTCGACGGATGCTGCCGACCTTCGCGCGGCGAAATCAGCCGTGCTCCGAGCCACTCGCGTTCGTGACAATGACCCCCTCGCGTCGAGTCGCCGAGCTCGGTACACCGAAGGGACGGTGGCGGGTCGGCATTTCCCATCGTATGCCGACGAACCCGATGTGGATCCCGAACGGGGAACGGAGACACTCGCGCAGGTGACGTTTGAGATCGACAACTGGCGTTGGGCTGGTGTTCCGTTCACCTTGCGGTCAGGAAAGGCGATTGGGGAGCGGCGCCGTGAAATTCTCGTGAGGTTCAAACCAGCTCCGCATATTCCGGTCGGTCTGACGGGAAGTTCGGAGCCCGATGTATTGCGAATCTCCCTCGGTCCAGACGAGATGTCTCTGGCGATGAATGTGAACGGCCCCGGAGATCCATGGGAACTCGACAGGACCGAACTCACAGCGACGTTCGGGGAGGGGCAGCTCAAGGCCTACGGCGAAGTACTCGAGAGCATGCTCGACGGCGATCCGTCCCTGTCGGTGAGAGGAGATGCCGCCGAACAGATGTGGCGCATTGTTGATCCGATCATCGAGGCGTGGCGCGCCGACGAGGTTTCCCTCGATGAATACGAGACAGGCTCAAACGGACCAGCAAGCTGGCCGACAATCTGA